The Fusobacterium necrophorum subsp. necrophorum genome has a window encoding:
- the glyS gene encoding glycine--tRNA ligase subunit beta, with protein sequence MRLLFEIGMEENPARFLEAALADLKKNFIQKCKAERISHGEVNIYGTPRRLILCAEDVAEQQEDLNELNIGPAKSIAFLNGEITRAGIGFAKSQGIEPVDLEIIQTDKGEYIAARKALKGQATKLLLPELLKSLVLELSFPKSMKWSDLKIRFARPIEWFLAMADSEVVEFEIEGMKSSNRSKGHRFFGKEFEVASVEDYFIKIRENNVIIDIEERKKMIREEILSKIAEDEQVVIEEGLLAEVTNLVEYPYPIVGSFNSDFLEVPQEVLIISMEVHQRYFPILDKHGKLLPKFVVIRNGIEDSDNVRIGNEKVLSARLADARFFYKEDLRNPLEHNVEKLKHVVFQKDLGSIYQKIIRIQEICEFLLSKLQLEEKRETVLRTAYLVKADLVSNMIGEKEFTKLQGFMGADYALKFGEKEEVSKGIREHYYPRFQGDELPQGTEGILVGIADRLDTLVGCFGVGVIPSGSKDPFALRRAALGIVNIILHSELEISLRDLVKVSLDSLAKDGVLKRDRSEVEKEVMEFFKQRLSNIFSEKMERDIVAAVLEVQAEDAMDAFTRMQALKVFLSQEGAKDLLELVKRVGNISKETKWTEVNVSLFHQEEEKELYAFTEKAKNEVESLMADKDYAGYLAAVSASKERVTKYFNAVKVMDENEEIQKNRVSQLALLHSLYQKLADFSMLEER encoded by the coding sequence ATGAGATTGTTATTTGAAATTGGAATGGAAGAGAATCCGGCTCGATTTTTGGAAGCAGCTTTGGCAGACTTAAAAAAGAATTTTATTCAGAAATGTAAGGCGGAAAGAATTTCTCATGGAGAAGTAAACATATATGGAACTCCAAGAAGATTAATTCTTTGTGCGGAAGATGTTGCGGAGCAACAAGAAGATTTGAATGAATTGAATATAGGGCCTGCAAAAAGTATCGCTTTTTTGAATGGAGAAATCACAAGAGCAGGAATCGGTTTTGCAAAATCACAGGGAATTGAACCTGTGGATTTGGAAATTATTCAAACGGACAAAGGAGAATACATAGCTGCCAGAAAAGCTTTGAAAGGACAGGCAACGAAACTTTTATTGCCTGAATTATTAAAGTCTTTAGTCTTGGAATTGTCTTTTCCGAAGTCCATGAAGTGGTCCGATTTGAAAATTCGTTTTGCAAGACCGATTGAATGGTTTTTGGCGATGGCAGATTCCGAAGTGGTGGAATTTGAAATTGAAGGAATGAAATCTTCCAATCGTTCCAAGGGGCATCGTTTTTTCGGAAAAGAATTTGAAGTGGCTTCTGTAGAAGACTATTTTATAAAAATTCGGGAAAATAATGTTATCATTGATATAGAAGAAAGAAAGAAGATGATACGTGAAGAAATTCTTTCCAAAATTGCAGAGGATGAGCAAGTGGTGATTGAGGAAGGACTGTTAGCAGAAGTTACCAACTTGGTAGAATATCCTTATCCTATCGTAGGAAGTTTCAATTCGGATTTCTTGGAAGTTCCGCAAGAGGTGTTAATTATTTCCATGGAAGTTCATCAAAGATACTTCCCAATTTTAGATAAACATGGAAAGTTATTACCAAAATTTGTTGTGATTCGAAACGGAATTGAAGATTCCGACAATGTCAGAATCGGAAATGAAAAAGTATTGTCTGCAAGATTGGCGGATGCTCGTTTCTTCTATAAGGAAGATTTGAGAAATCCTTTGGAACATAATGTGGAAAAATTGAAACATGTCGTCTTCCAAAAAGATTTAGGAAGCATTTATCAAAAGATTATCAGAATACAAGAAATTTGTGAATTCTTACTTTCCAAATTACAGTTGGAAGAAAAGAGAGAAACAGTATTACGAACCGCTTATTTAGTAAAGGCGGATTTGGTTTCCAACATGATAGGAGAAAAAGAATTTACAAAATTACAAGGATTTATGGGAGCGGATTATGCTTTGAAGTTCGGGGAAAAAGAAGAAGTATCGAAAGGAATTCGAGAACATTATTATCCAAGATTTCAAGGAGACGAGCTTCCTCAAGGGACAGAAGGAATTTTAGTAGGAATTGCAGATCGATTGGATACTTTAGTAGGATGTTTCGGAGTGGGAGTGATTCCTAGCGGTTCTAAGGATCCTTTTGCTTTACGAAGAGCGGCCTTAGGGATTGTGAACATCATTTTACATTCTGAATTAGAGATATCTTTACGAGATTTGGTAAAGGTTTCTTTGGACAGTTTGGCAAAAGACGGTGTTTTAAAACGAGATCGATCCGAAGTGGAAAAAGAAGTTATGGAATTCTTCAAGCAAAGACTTAGCAATATTTTCTCGGAAAAAATGGAGCGGGATATTGTGGCGGCAGTCTTGGAAGTACAGGCGGAAGATGCTATGGATGCCTTCACAAGAATGCAAGCTTTAAAAGTCTTTTTATCACAAGAAGGAGCTAAAGACTTATTGGAATTGGTAAAAAGAGTCGGAAATATCTCTAAGGAAACAAAATGGACGGAAGTCAATGTTTCTCTTTTCCACCAGGAAGAGGAAAAGGAACTTTATGCCTTTACGGAAAAAGCAAAAAATGAAGTGGAAAGCTTAATGGCTGACAAAGATTATGCAGGATATTTGGCAGCGGTATCGGCAAGTAAAGAACGAGTAACAAAGTACTTCAATGCCGTGAAAGTCATGGATGAAAATGAAGAGATTCAAAAGAACAGAGTTTCTCAATTGGCATTATTACATTCTTTGTATCAAAAACTTGCCGATTTCAGTATGTTAGAAGAAAGATAG
- the folE gene encoding GTP cyclohydrolase I FolE, whose product MDEKKIVKAFEEILEAIGENKHREGLEETPTRIAKSYRELFSGIGQNPRNVLQRTFAVKKNDYIIEKNIDFYSMCEHHFLPFFGKIDIAYIPDGKILGFGDLLKLVDVLSKRPQIQERLTEEIARYLYECLRCQGVFVRVKAKHLCMTMRGEKKENTEIITVSSNGLFQVDSQKRLEVLQLLHS is encoded by the coding sequence ATGGATGAGAAAAAAATCGTAAAGGCTTTTGAGGAAATTTTGGAAGCAATCGGAGAGAATAAACATCGGGAAGGCTTGGAAGAAACTCCGACAAGAATTGCTAAAAGTTATCGAGAATTGTTTTCGGGGATAGGGCAGAATCCTCGAAACGTATTGCAAAGAACTTTCGCTGTCAAAAAGAATGACTATATTATAGAGAAAAATATTGATTTTTATTCTATGTGTGAGCATCATTTTTTGCCTTTTTTTGGAAAAATTGATATTGCCTATATTCCCGACGGAAAAATTTTAGGTTTTGGAGATTTACTAAAATTGGTGGATGTTTTATCAAAAAGACCTCAAATTCAAGAGCGATTGACAGAGGAAATTGCAAGATATCTGTACGAATGTTTAAGATGCCAAGGCGTTTTTGTGAGGGTGAAGGCAAAGCATTTGTGTATGACGATGCGAGGAGAAAAGAAAGAAAATACAGAGATTATTACCGTTTCCTCGAACGGACTCTTTCAAGTCGACTCTCAGAAACGTTTGGAAGTTCTTCAATTGTTACATTCTTAG
- the folK gene encoding 2-amino-4-hydroxy-6-hydroxymethyldihydropteridine diphosphokinase, producing MDKIYIENLEFRAYHGVFPEEKKLGQKFIVSLELELDTREAALSNNLEKTLHYGLISERVQSIVLEKSYDLLESLAEKIAETLLLEYPLLQGVKVRVDKPQAPIPLPFGTVAVEIYRSWHKVYLSLGSNLGEKTANLERAIQEISSLKHTSLCKKSSFLETEPFGYVEQDFFVNACIEVKTLLTAKELLASCLAIEEKMGRKRVIKWGPRNIDIDILFYDKEIYDEEDLVIPHPWIEERMFVLEPLCEIAPNYIHPILKKTIFMLKRGIEHETTV from the coding sequence ATGGATAAAATATATATTGAAAATTTGGAATTCAGAGCCTATCACGGTGTGTTTCCGGAAGAAAAAAAATTGGGGCAAAAGTTTATCGTCTCTTTGGAATTGGAGCTTGATACCAGAGAGGCCGCCCTTAGTAATAACTTGGAAAAAACACTGCATTACGGTTTGATTTCCGAAAGAGTTCAAAGCATTGTACTCGAAAAAAGTTATGATTTGTTGGAAAGTTTAGCGGAAAAAATAGCAGAAACTTTGCTCTTGGAGTATCCATTATTGCAAGGAGTCAAAGTTCGAGTGGATAAACCGCAGGCTCCTATTCCTTTGCCCTTTGGAACGGTAGCTGTCGAAATTTATCGTTCTTGGCATAAGGTCTATTTATCCTTAGGTTCGAATTTAGGAGAGAAAACAGCAAATCTGGAAAGAGCCATTCAGGAAATTTCTTCTTTGAAACATACCAGTTTATGCAAAAAGAGTTCTTTTTTAGAGACGGAACCCTTTGGCTATGTGGAACAGGATTTTTTTGTGAATGCCTGTATCGAAGTGAAAACCCTGTTAACGGCAAAAGAATTATTAGCTTCCTGTTTGGCAATTGAAGAGAAAATGGGAAGAAAAAGAGTGATAAAGTGGGGACCTCGAAATATTGATATTGATATTTTGTTCTATGATAAAGAAATTTATGATGAAGAGGATTTGGTCATTCCACATCCCTGGATTGAGGAGAGAATGTTTGTATTGGAGCCTCTATGTGAAATTGCACCCAATTATATACATCCTATCTTAAAAAAGACAATATTTATGTTGAAAAGAGGAATCGAACATGAAACTACAGTGTAG
- the folP gene encoding dihydropteroate synthase, with the protein MKLQCRELELELGRRTYIMGILNLTPDSFSDGGKYNQIEAALQHAKEMIEEGADILDIGGESTRPGHIQISEEEEIERVLPVIRSLRKQFPHVLLSIDTYKWKVAEAALEAGVHILNDIWGLQYDKGEMAALAKKYEVPVIVMHNQNTEEYQEDRVQTLRKFFEKSFEIAERVGLSKEKLLLDPGLGFGKGFLGDVELLGRLSELRDMGPILLGTSKKRFIGTLLQGLPPEERVEGTAATTVIGIQQGVDIVRVHNVKENKRVAMVADAIYRKGYLSDTVTYK; encoded by the coding sequence ATGAAACTACAGTGTAGAGAATTGGAATTGGAACTTGGAAGAAGAACTTATATTATGGGAATTTTGAACCTAACTCCAGATTCTTTTTCGGACGGAGGAAAATACAATCAAATAGAAGCTGCCTTACAACATGCAAAAGAAATGATAGAAGAGGGAGCGGATATTTTGGATATTGGAGGAGAATCCACTCGCCCGGGACATATTCAAATCTCAGAAGAAGAGGAAATCGAAAGAGTTCTTCCTGTCATTCGAAGTTTACGAAAACAATTTCCCCATGTATTGCTCTCCATTGATACTTATAAGTGGAAAGTGGCAGAGGCTGCTTTGGAAGCAGGAGTACATATTTTGAATGATATTTGGGGTTTGCAGTATGACAAGGGAGAAATGGCGGCCTTAGCGAAAAAATATGAAGTACCTGTCATAGTGATGCACAATCAAAATACGGAAGAATATCAGGAAGATAGAGTACAGACTCTTCGAAAATTTTTTGAAAAGAGTTTTGAAATTGCAGAAAGAGTCGGACTGTCAAAAGAAAAATTGTTATTGGATCCGGGATTGGGATTTGGAAAAGGCTTCTTAGGAGATGTGGAACTTTTGGGAAGATTGTCCGAGCTGCGAGATATGGGACCTATCTTACTGGGAACTTCCAAGAAAAGATTTATCGGAACTCTTTTACAAGGACTTCCTCCGGAAGAGAGAGTGGAGGGAACTGCAGCAACCACAGTTATTGGAATTCAACAAGGAGTTGATATTGTTCGGGTGCATAATGTAAAAGAGAACAAAAGAGTCGCTATGGTGGCAGATGCTATTTATCGAAAAGGATATTTAAGTGATACTGTCACATACAAATAA
- the trxA gene encoding thioredoxin, with protein sequence MAIIQVTKENFKKEVLEADQPVIVDFFATWCGPCKSLGPVLEDVIAEDSFKKIVKVDIDAEPELAAEYKIMSVPTLLLFKHGEVVEKSVGLIQKDEVKALFSK encoded by the coding sequence ATGGCAATTATACAAGTAACAAAAGAAAATTTTAAAAAGGAAGTATTGGAAGCGGATCAACCGGTTATCGTAGATTTCTTTGCAACTTGGTGTGGACCATGTAAATCATTGGGACCTGTTTTGGAAGATGTGATTGCAGAAGATTCTTTTAAGAAAATTGTAAAAGTGGATATCGATGCGGAACCTGAATTAGCAGCAGAATATAAAATTATGAGTGTACCTACTCTATTATTATTCAAACATGGAGAAGTCGTTGAAAAATCAGTGGGACTTATCCAAAAAGATGAAGTAAAAGCTTTGTTCTCAAAATAA
- a CDS encoding AAA family ATPase has product MFSLEVKKGLPNGISDFKVLREANYYYVDKTKWIEELQQEIGKTILFTRPRRFGKTLNMSMLQYFWDIQNQEEHRKLFQGLEIEHSPYMAEQGKYPVIFITFKDIKERNWKDCFTQIKILVKNLYNSFEFVRSSLNPSELVEFDNIWLRKEEGDYRNALKMLSFFLKKYYQTKVIILIDEYDTPIVSAYEHGYYEEAISFFRNFYSSALKDNEYLQMGVMTGILRVAKEGIFSGLNNLAVYSVLDERYSSYFGLTEQEVESALNYYALDYKVEEVKEWYDGYRFGNTEIYNPWSILNYISSQTLEAYWINTSSNGMINQVLERAGRTGSNIFQKLETLFQRKTIVQRINKGSDFHDLVNMDEIWQLFLHSGYVTISKKEQDGMYELRIPNKEVYSFFQESFIQRFLGDYTTFHSLIRALEEGNVKELEETLEEILVSSVSYFDLKKESEKFCHVFMIGLVASLQERYYIKSNRESGEGRYDLSLEPKDRRKTGLLLEFKVAKSEEELEKKAKEALEQMETKQYAAEMKEREIVNILGLGIAFYGKKVKIVQKSL; this is encoded by the coding sequence GTGTTTTCTTTGGAAGTAAAAAAAGGATTACCGAATGGAATTAGTGATTTCAAAGTTTTGAGAGAAGCCAACTACTATTATGTGGACAAAACAAAATGGATAGAAGAATTACAACAAGAAATCGGAAAAACCATTTTATTTACAAGACCGCGTCGTTTTGGAAAAACCTTAAATATGTCGATGTTACAATATTTTTGGGATATTCAAAATCAAGAAGAACATAGAAAACTGTTTCAAGGCTTGGAGATAGAACATTCTCCCTATATGGCAGAACAAGGAAAATATCCGGTTATTTTTATAACGTTCAAAGATATAAAAGAAAGAAATTGGAAGGATTGTTTTACCCAAATAAAAATATTGGTAAAAAATTTATACAATTCCTTTGAATTTGTTCGTTCTTCTTTAAATCCGAGTGAGTTGGTAGAATTTGATAATATTTGGTTACGAAAAGAGGAAGGGGATTATCGAAATGCGCTTAAAATGTTGTCTTTCTTTCTAAAAAAATATTATCAAACAAAAGTTATCATTTTGATTGATGAGTATGACACTCCGATTGTATCTGCGTATGAACATGGCTATTATGAGGAGGCGATTTCTTTTTTCCGAAACTTTTACAGTTCTGCTTTAAAAGATAATGAATACTTACAAATGGGAGTGATGACAGGAATCTTGCGAGTGGCAAAGGAAGGAATCTTCTCCGGGTTAAATAACTTAGCAGTCTATAGTGTTTTGGACGAGAGATACAGCTCTTACTTCGGTTTAACGGAACAGGAAGTAGAGAGTGCTTTGAATTATTATGCTTTGGATTACAAAGTGGAAGAAGTGAAAGAGTGGTATGACGGATACCGATTTGGAAATACCGAGATTTACAATCCGTGGTCGATTCTTAACTATATTTCCAGTCAAACATTGGAAGCCTATTGGATTAACACTTCCAGCAATGGAATGATCAATCAAGTGTTAGAAAGGGCAGGAAGGACAGGAAGCAATATTTTTCAAAAGTTGGAAACCTTATTTCAACGAAAGACGATTGTTCAACGAATCAATAAAGGCTCTGATTTTCATGACTTAGTAAATATGGATGAAATCTGGCAACTCTTTCTCCATAGCGGATATGTAACAATAAGTAAAAAAGAGCAGGATGGTATGTATGAGTTACGCATTCCGAATAAAGAAGTCTATAGTTTCTTTCAGGAGAGTTTCATTCAACGATTTTTAGGGGATTATACTACTTTCCATTCTTTGATTCGTGCTTTGGAAGAAGGAAACGTGAAAGAATTGGAAGAAACGTTGGAAGAGATTTTAGTTTCTTCTGTGAGTTATTTTGACTTAAAGAAGGAAAGTGAGAAATTCTGTCATGTCTTTATGATAGGCTTAGTGGCAAGTTTACAAGAAAGATACTACATTAAATCAAACCGAGAAAGTGGAGAAGGAAGATATGACCTTTCTTTAGAGCCGAAAGATAGAAGAAAAACAGGCTTACTGTTGGAATTTAAAGTAGCAAAGTCTGAAGAAGAGTTGGAGAAGAAAGCGAAGGAAGCTTTGGAACAAATGGAAACAAAGCAATATGCTGCTGAGATGAAAGAAAGAGAAATTGTCAATATTTTAGGCTTAGGAATTGCTTTTTATGGGAAAAAAGTGAAGATAGTGCAAAAGTCTCTGTAA
- a CDS encoding TrkH family potassium uptake protein gives MNSKMIRYILSNILKLEAIFMIVPLLLSIYYQEKSLVFSAHLLTIFLLLGTSYLLSKKQPENTRIFAKEGLFIVAFSWLALSFFGALPFVISREIPSFVDAFFEVVSGFTTTGASILSDVEALSYSLLYWRSFTHFVGGMGVLVLALAILPKNNNQSLHIMKAEVPGPTVGKLVSKMSYNSRILYLLYLFLTLILIFFLYLGGMPLFDSILHTFGTVGTGGFGMKNSSIGYYRSAYIEYVLAIGMLLSGMNFNLFYALLLRNFRQVVRNEELKFYFSIVALAVLAICIDNYGDYSSIEQLFRDSLFTVSSIMTTTGFSTINFDTWSVFSKTLLLLLMVIGGCGGSTAGGIKVSRFIVLFKTFIYEFKKTYSPNRVFRLKMDGRALSQELIMSIRTYLILYLFLFVLLLLCVAPESSDFISACSAVAATFNNIGPGFGMVGPTMNYSHFSSFSKIVLSFGMLLGRLEIFPILLIFSPEIFVPFFQRLAKIFRKIES, from the coding sequence ATGAACAGCAAAATGATACGTTATATTTTATCCAACATTCTAAAATTGGAAGCCATCTTTATGATAGTGCCTCTTCTTTTAAGTATCTACTATCAAGAAAAATCTTTGGTTTTTTCGGCACATCTCTTGACTATTTTTCTTTTATTGGGAACTTCTTACCTTCTATCGAAAAAACAACCTGAAAATACCCGAATTTTTGCAAAAGAAGGTCTTTTCATTGTTGCTTTTTCTTGGTTGGCTCTTTCTTTTTTTGGGGCTCTTCCTTTTGTCATCAGTCGGGAAATTCCCTCCTTTGTGGATGCTTTTTTTGAAGTTGTCAGTGGATTTACAACAACAGGAGCCAGTATTTTATCCGATGTGGAAGCTCTCTCCTATTCTCTTCTGTATTGGAGAAGTTTTACACACTTTGTTGGAGGAATGGGAGTTCTGGTTCTTGCCCTTGCTATTTTACCAAAAAATAATAATCAGTCCTTACATATCATGAAAGCGGAAGTTCCGGGACCTACTGTAGGAAAATTAGTTTCCAAGATGAGCTACAATTCCAGAATTTTATATCTCCTTTATCTTTTTCTGACCTTAATCCTTATTTTTTTCTTGTACTTAGGGGGAATGCCTCTTTTCGATTCCATTCTTCATACTTTCGGTACGGTAGGAACAGGAGGCTTCGGAATGAAAAATAGCAGTATCGGATATTATCGCAGTGCATATATCGAATATGTGTTAGCAATCGGTATGTTGTTATCCGGAATGAATTTCAATCTGTTTTATGCCCTCTTACTACGGAATTTCAGACAGGTGGTTCGTAATGAAGAATTAAAGTTTTATTTCTCTATTGTAGCTCTGGCTGTACTGGCGATCTGTATTGACAACTATGGCGATTACAGCAGTATAGAACAGCTTTTTCGTGATAGCCTGTTCACCGTGTCTTCCATCATGACGACAACAGGATTTTCCACCATAAACTTTGATACTTGGTCCGTTTTTTCCAAAACACTTTTATTACTCCTTATGGTGATAGGAGGTTGTGGCGGCTCGACTGCAGGTGGAATCAAAGTATCTCGTTTCATCGTCTTATTTAAAACTTTTATCTATGAATTTAAGAAAACCTATTCTCCCAATCGTGTTTTTCGATTAAAAATGGATGGGCGGGCATTGTCACAGGAACTCATTATGAGCATACGAACCTATTTAATTTTATATCTTTTCCTATTTGTTCTGCTATTACTTTGTGTCGCTCCAGAAAGTTCCGATTTTATTTCCGCTTGTAGTGCTGTTGCCGCTACTTTTAATAATATCGGTCCCGGATTTGGTATGGTAGGACCCACCATGAATTATTCTCATTTTTCATCATTTAGTAAAATTGTGCTTTCCTTTGGTATGCTTTTGGGACGATTGGAAATTTTTCCTATTTTACTAATTTTTTCTCCAGAAATCTTTGTTCCCTTCTTTCAAAGATTAGCAAAAATATTTCGAAAAATAGAGTCATAA
- the trkA gene encoding Trk system potassium transporter TrkA produces MKIIIVGAGKVGELLCNDLSNEGNDIILIEENQKVLDQVLAYSDIMGLVGNGANCEILKEANVEKADIFVAVTQSDEINIISSVMAKKLGAKYTIARVRNPEYSSQIQFMSDSLGIDRMLNPESEAAFFILKNLEFPKALNVESFSGNTVNMVEVLIEKNSYLNGLKLTDFKNHYFTSILVCIVKRNQEVYIPTGNFILQEGDRIYVTGIQTELSEFYKSLGHSEEKIKSVVIIGAGKITYYLTSLLLEKKMNLKVFEIDEEKANLLSEAYENANVVLGDGTDSFLLEEEQFSSYDACISLTGMDEENVILSMYANKVGIKKTITKINNSSLFHLLDFSGLQTIVTPKKLIADYIIKTVRSFIHSQHEENIETLYRLADNRVEAIEFKVPYDSKVVHIPLKNLAIKDNLLIAYIIRKNQAIFPGGMDIILPEDRIIIVTTEKYLNHVNKILK; encoded by the coding sequence ATGAAAATTATCATCGTAGGGGCTGGAAAAGTAGGAGAGCTACTTTGCAATGACCTTTCCAATGAGGGAAACGATATTATCTTAATTGAAGAAAATCAAAAAGTGTTGGATCAAGTTCTTGCTTATTCTGATATTATGGGCTTAGTTGGAAATGGAGCCAACTGTGAAATTTTAAAAGAAGCGAATGTGGAGAAAGCGGATATTTTTGTCGCAGTTACACAGTCTGATGAAATCAATATTATTTCTTCCGTCATGGCAAAAAAACTGGGAGCAAAATATACGATTGCAAGAGTTCGAAATCCTGAATATTCTTCTCAGATTCAATTCATGTCGGATTCCTTAGGAATTGATCGAATGTTGAATCCGGAATCGGAAGCCGCTTTTTTCATTTTAAAGAATTTGGAATTTCCAAAAGCTCTGAATGTAGAGTCTTTTTCCGGAAATACGGTCAATATGGTGGAAGTTCTTATTGAAAAAAATTCTTATTTAAACGGGTTAAAACTAACGGATTTTAAAAACCATTATTTTACTTCTATTTTAGTTTGCATTGTCAAAAGAAATCAGGAGGTCTATATCCCTACCGGAAACTTTATTCTACAAGAGGGAGATCGTATTTATGTAACGGGAATTCAAACGGAACTCTCTGAGTTCTATAAATCTTTAGGACATTCCGAAGAAAAAATTAAATCCGTTGTCATCATAGGGGCAGGAAAAATTACCTATTATCTGACTTCTCTTCTTTTAGAAAAGAAAATGAATCTAAAAGTCTTTGAAATTGATGAGGAAAAAGCAAATCTCCTAAGTGAAGCTTATGAAAATGCCAATGTTGTTTTGGGAGATGGAACGGACAGTTTTCTTTTGGAAGAAGAACAATTCTCCAGCTATGATGCCTGTATTTCTTTGACGGGAATGGATGAGGAAAATGTTATTCTTTCCATGTATGCAAACAAAGTAGGAATTAAAAAGACGATTACCAAGATCAACAACAGTTCTCTTTTTCATCTCCTGGATTTTTCAGGACTTCAAACGATTGTTACTCCGAAAAAACTCATAGCGGATTATATTATCAAAACCGTACGTTCCTTTATCCATTCTCAGCATGAAGAAAATATTGAAACACTGTATCGATTGGCAGATAATCGAGTGGAAGCCATTGAATTCAAGGTTCCTTATGACAGTAAAGTCGTCCATATCCCTTTGAAGAACTTAGCTATTAAAGATAATTTACTCATTGCCTATATCATTCGAAAGAATCAGGCAATTTTTCCGGGAGGAATGGATATCATTCTTCCGGAAGATAGAATTATTATCGTAACAACAGAAAAATATCTAAATCATGTCAATAAAATTTTAAAATAA